The Silene latifolia isolate original U9 population chromosome Y, ASM4854445v1, whole genome shotgun sequence sequence AAACCTGAAGGGAAGGTAGGGAAACGGGTGGGATTGGAAATGGATACTTCTGATGAACTAGTCGGCAATTATCATCCCATTTCTTCTGGAGGCATGAAATTTTTGCAGTTCTGACATCATTGACCTGCACTGAATGTAGGAGCAAATTCTTGTAACACAATCATTGCAGCCATCCACTATTCCAATGTATAAATATACAGGTCGTCATACAGTATAGCATCTCTAAAAATGCCTAAATTTCTGTGTAGGTCATCTATACAATATTAACTTTCTTGCAAGTCATTGGGTTAATACTATCGTCGATGATCAGTAACAAAGATAACGAAAAAATTGAAGGTGCAGGAGTAGTCATGACAGCCAATGCGCTCAAAAAGGAGTAGCTCACCTGAGCTACTGCATTTCCTGCCTTGCTAGGATCAGTTTCTGCTCTTTTTAACCAAGGCATGCTTGAATACTGGTCACCAGAAACCAAAACTACAGACCCTTCATTCAGGGCAGCACGTAGCTCCCTCTCATAACTTTCATTGCACGCATTACATCGAATAAACGGCTGTCTCACAGCAGTTAATGGAGCTCTGAAGTCGGAAGGCATTGGAAAGAAACCTCCAAATGGAACAAAGGACCCCATTAAACTGTAAGTACATCAAGTTCATGCAACTGTCAGATTAATAACAGTCAGAGGCTCAATTTTCACACAAATGGTTCAAATTTTTGACACTCAGTGACTCGGCCGTATTCTATCCACATAAGTCTATCATCAACAAACACAGAACAACATATAAATATTTGTACTTCGGAACAAAGTTAGCTTAGGATAATAGACATACTTATAATTTATAGAACTTGGAATCAAACCCCGTTAGCATCGATTATGACTCTCTTTATACCGAGCACTAAATATATGTCATTAATCCCAAGGAATTTAAGTTAGTAGATGTGGTGGAGGATGATTTTGGAGGTGCCAAAAGTGGCTCTTGCCTAACTAATAACCATCATCAAAAACTTTCATAGACAAATTAAATAACATCCCAAATTATAAAATAGGACCGTCTTACATTAAGACCGTCCTTTTATTGGTTAAACATTTGCCGTCTCACACACTACTTGTACAAATTATTGAAAGAACAAAACTTTTTGTTACAATAAATACTCTAGTCAATGCAAACATATATTTTATAAACATTCTCCATTGTTTTCATCAGCACACTAATATAATAATCAGAAGAATGATGTAATTGAccaaactcaaaacaaaacaaaaaaaaattattttatactCTTACTATAGTATTTGTGTTACATGAACATCCTAGGAAGTTATgtatatttatgtcatttttgtaTAAAGAACATGTGACAAAGCTGACAAGTGACTCACAACCTACaaacatccccaaataaagaaaTATTACCAAATATATAGGGCTATTTGGCAATTATTTATTGGGGAGCTTTCACTTTACTCAAATAGAAGTCGGAAGTTGACAAACATTTTAAATTAGTGGTTTGTGGTGCTTTCTAGAAATTTGTTGACAATCACAATCAACTTATCTTATGTTTACCAAACATTATACATGTCCTAATGTCCTTATTTTTCATTCAATACACATTATAGAATAACACTGTCTTACGGTGTGAGACGTTCTTTTACGTCCTACTATCAAGGATGAAAAATTGAGGTTACAGGTTCAAGCCTTCCAAGAACAATCTTATCTTATGGGGTTATTTAATGAGCTGAGACAATGTCTTCTAGACTTCGAGTATGTCACCCAACGTCCCAACATACATACTTTATACGTTATACTCGAGGGTTTATGCAATATGCACCTGGTAAAAAGGTACGATTGTGGTCTCTTCATCCCAAAAAAATAAATGAGAACGTCTCTTAAATTCTTTTAAAGTAACAATATATGCTGAATTTATAGTTCACCAAAAAGATGGCAGATAACTTTATAAAGTAAGCTGATCAACAAatcataacaacaataacaaggaAACCGTAAAATGATACTACTCCCTacctctcaatcatttgtttatctttaataTTCTTTCTAataagtattttaatcaaagataaacaaatgaatagAACGGGGAGAGTATAATTACATGAGCAGCTAGCTAACATAGTTACACAAGTACTCGTACATAAAGTAACTACAATTGTTAAGTATAACGGCCTTATAACAACCTATGCACCCCGTCAAACAATTGCAATAAATAAGTACTCGTACTATGCTTAAAATACCGCTAAAAAAACAATTAACTGAGACGGACCTAACAACTCTGTATAAGGGAGTTAAAAATAATAACTATTCCTTATTTAAATAAGGTTAAAATACCGATCCAAAAAACAATTAGATGAGAGGGAAAAAACATAAAACCGACCTGGATTTAGGATCGAAAGACGTAGTACTAGACGAAGAAGAAGGAGCCGTAATCGGTAACGGTTGTAGATCCCAATCTTTATCAACATTAGGAAAACACCCAATTAATTTACTATACATCTCATAATACTTTGCTTCCATAATTAACCTCACCTTATTCCCACATTCCTCCACTAATCCACTCACCTTCTTAATCACCGCCTCATTATCACTAATTAACTCACTAATCTCCCCCAAACTAACCACAACCTTAATCCCCTCCGCCTCCTCCGTCTCCGTCTCCGTCCTCTCCTCCGCCTTCAATTTCGCTTCCTGAATCTTAACCTCCAACCCTAACCTATCTCTTTCCTTAATCTCCTTCTCTAAACACACTAATTTAACTCTAATTAACTCCTTAATTACTGTAACTCCTCCTTTAATTACATTTTCCTTAAACCTAATTACCGCATCATTAGCACAAACACCGATCAACACAGGATTCTTTTCGCCTTTCTTCCTCACCATTACTTCCCCTATCCTTTTACAATTCTCATCGACACTGACTCCGAAACCCGtaaaattacacaaaaacaacGGCGGACGTCTCGGAATGATCCCCGCCGCCGACCACCGCGGCGGATGAATTATCGCTAACTTAATATCGGAGCTCCGAAACCCGGCCTCGCCTAAAACACGACTTACAATCGGATCATCCAAAATTGACAACACAAAATGCTTCAATTCAACTTTAATACACGAAATCGACAACGCTccgttattattattactattataaatttgattgatttgagaGAGGTGATACATATCAGGTTGACGACGTTGATGAGCTTGAGATCTTTTAATGGCGGCCATAAGCGAATTCGATATCGGAGGGGCACAATCGTCATTTACTTCAGTATAATTCGAGGATTTTGAGGTAGGAAGTCGGTCAAGGGAGACGGAAACGCAGAGGTCTAGAGCGCGTAGCTGAAGACGCGGAGAGTACGCGCTGCTTCTAGCGCGTGAAAGCGAGTCGCGGAGGAGAGAGAAGGAAGGGGAAAGTAAGGCGGAAACTGCGTGTAACGACGTCGTTTGGGCGTGGTTACGTCGCTTTGCTACTGAAACGCCGTCGTTTAGTGCGCGTGCTGCTTCGTCTGTTAGACATTGCCTCGCTGTTGTCACCGGCGTCGGCATCACCGTTCCCCCGGAGACGGTAATTGTTCTAAAAAATACTGCTTTGAGTAAAAAGTGAAACTTGGAAATAAATTGGGGAGGAATAGACTAAGGAAGGAATTGGGTTTTTAGGTTTGGGTGTTTGTGTTTTTTGAGGTTACATTCATAATTAATCAATTTTTGTTGGTTTGTCTAAAAGATTATAGAGTCATGTAGTAGACAGTAGTACATAATGACTATGGTTTGGTGAAATATCTGTTGTTATTTATTGCGGTGGAAATACGCATCCATGGCCCTAGATGCTGCTGATTGGGTTAGTCCCACTTTTATGTCCAAGAGAGTGGTTTTGGAACGGATTAATCGGTTTTATTTAGGCGTATTTGTGTAGATTTGGTAAAATTGATAATTTGaataaggaaaaattacaaataactgccacgtatttacgtatttttacaaattaccactaTGTATTTGCGTTTTTACAAATAATCCCCAAAGTTCATTGTATAttcccaatcaccaccgtattttaACTCGagcattgtttttcttattttccgacTTGTTAAGTAACAATTTTACGCGAAATTCCAAGACTACCCTTATTGACTCACACTGACTAATACATTAACCAAATCACCAACCTAACCCTAAATCCCAAATTTCTTATCTCTTCCccaattcattcaatcgattatCTATGTCTCAAATTCCCATCCAAATTTTATGTAGTCCCAAACTAACCTCGAAATCATTCGGGCTCGAAAGATCTTCCTGAAATGATTAGTAACAAGAATCATAACTTCAGTATTCACATTAACGGACGTCGTAGCAGCTAAATACccgatttttttttataaaattgagGAAAACTAATCAATTCAACAATACTACACGCTGCCCAATTCATATCTAAGTTAATTTAAGAAGAGCTGTAGATTTTGTATATGGGCAGTTGACTTAATTTCGCGACGAAATTCGTCAATTGCGTTGGAAATGAAGGTTGACGATAATTTGGTTGAAGAATCTGGGGAAAATAAGCGAATTCCTTTGATTGAATCGTCTAATGATCATTGGAATAGGGTTCCATTGTTAGTGAGTTTGACATTTTGTgattttgattgattaattgattgattaacTTATTGATCGAAGAGGGTTTTGTTGGATTGAGGGTTTTGGGGAATTAGGGTTTGTGATTTGATGAATGTGGAATTGGGGATTAAAGAATGGAGATTTGGATGGGCAATTTAAACACATATAATCGATCAATTATGGGAGATTGGTAAGAAATTTGGGATTTAAGGTTAGGTTGCTATAATTGAATGAATCGATTAGTTATTTGGTTAATGAATCAATTAGTTTAAGTTAATAAGGGTAGTTTTGGAATTTCGTGTAAAATTGTCACTTAACAAgtcgaaaaataagaaaaataatgctCGGTGTAAAAATACGGTGGTGATAGGGGATTATACCGTGAActttgggggttatttgtaaaaacgcaaatacgtggtggtaatttgtaaaaatacgcaaatacgtggtggttatttaTAAATTTTTCTTTGAATAATTTGGTTGGAATAATTCGACTTATAAATTATAACTGAGTAGAGAGTCTGAAGTTGACCTGCAACTTGAATAGAGTCGGCTCTGTCATGTCCTATGCTAACTATTATCCCTAAATAACCGTATTAAAACACACCCGAAAGCAATCTTAATCTAAAATAATTAACCTGAATTTTTGCAAAGGCGAAATGACCAAATTTGATCAGATTTGACTTGAATTCTTGCAAAGTCGAACTAAGTTGACCCGCAACCTACCTGGTCGTCAGCTCTAGATTTATACGTGCTCTTAATTGTACTCTGTATTTGCTATGCGAGTCGAGGTAATATAGATGTAGTAGGATGCAATAGCTCTATATCATATACTGAATCAGTGAATTCTATAGCGTGACCGCGtgagtcaattgtttacattatTTATCGACTATTTTTTTGTAAACCAGGTCGAGTTTGTGATAGCATGTAAAATCATTTTTCTAAAGCAAGGAGAGTGAAACTATCAAACACGAAAACATAATAAATCACTGATTCAGTATATGAAATAGTCGCGAGCGTAGTCGCGAATCGTGATGAAATTATTAGTGACGGTACTCGATAGCACAAATTCTCacttgtgacggacattatcctTCACAAGTGAGTGACGGGTCACTTCCTTCTCATGCAAATATAAATGGGAGGCAAGTGGGGCGCTTGATAGAGTTTTCCAAAAAAAATCTGAAGTTATGACAAATTTGACGATTCTCTCCACACTAGCAAAACAACTAGCTGAAATGCCAGAAATAGTGTTGATTTCACCTCACTTTACAAATACTTCGTACTACGTATAATCTAGAATCAAATCATGAAAAGATTAGATTTTGACAATAAAGAGAATAAACAGTAGACTTTTATtgtttattatattttaattttattcaaAATTGATCCAAATCATGTCAATGGTAGGAAGACCTGTAGTAAATGGCAGATGCCACACCACTTAATTAGTCGAGTGGGCCAAATAATGCACTTGAGTCATTGTCTTGCTTTGCAGCCTGAAAATAAAACACACTTCTTTCGTACTTCCtctattcaactccactctaccactttgctttttcacaTTTGCTAATGCGTATTTTACGCCGTAAATATCgttagttacgtatttgcaaaaattataaaagttagatatttttaatgtactcgtaaagacgaatcaaacaagattccacttgaatatattttcacttatgtattgagagaaaattacAATTGAAGGTTTATTTCTGAATAGTGTGCAAAAACTAATAGGGTatagtggagttgaatggaggaggTATAAAAACCCAAttcgtaaatatcgacgacgttttagtaaacatCGACGACGTTTTCATTCCGAAAGACAATTTTGCCCttcacatctcactaactctcTTCTTTTCTCTCTAAGTCCAAAAATCCCCAAATATTCCCAACATCAAACACCATCACCACCTCCTACCACCACGCCGCCACCACACGCCGCCACCACACGCCATCAGTACCACACCGCCACCACACGCCGCCACTGCCGTttaaattagttttttttttttttaaaattagctttgtaattgaaattaaatcgtttattgttgttgttaatagattatatgactttatttgttagttttaattgatTATATGCTTCGATTTGGCTAGTTAATTgaatttgttttgattattttagattttattaaactttattgaATTAGTTTTGAAAGatagattgttgtttgtattattgtaattgtatttttgttttttttgtcaatcttttgctaattagttgtaatTGCATAGTTGTTTGCGTAAAATAGGTCAATTATATGTCGAataatgttgttgttggtgttgaatTTGAGTCGAAAAAAATGGGGAAGGGGACACCAGGGATGAAACATGGGAATTGGTTGTTTCATCCATGGTGAAACGTGAATTTTGGACGTTTGGCCATGGAAGAACGATGATTTTGGCCGTTTGCCCATGGACAAACGTTGGGTTTGGTTGTTTGGCCATGGTCAAACGTTGGAATCCAACGTTTGACcacggtgatttttttttttttttataaaaaaaaaaatttaaaaaaaaaaaaaaaatcttcgtggtcaaacgtgggattccaacgttttgaccacggccaacgttgctttcccacgtttggaccatggcaaaCGTTGGTTTTCAACTTTGGTCCATGGCTGAACGTTAGATCTTAAAGTTTGGTCCATGGTTCAACCTTGGGGTACAAATTTCAGATTTACGTAGAAAAATCGCAATGTTTACTATTACTAAGTTAATacgtgacgtaaatcaattatcgaTTAGATTTAACGGTGCGCAAAAAAACtaaaaattaaccaaataatgaagATTAAGTTGTTTAAGTACCGGTAATTCGGGATCCGtcatgttgttgattgttgttgtttttttttttttaatttagttgatttttagttgaatttgagagaaaattttttagagagagaaagtgttggATGAGTGGAAGGGcagttatcgtctttttttttaaaaacgtcgtcgatatttactaaaacgtcgtcgatataaatcagcccccTATAAAAAAGGTGATCAATTTACCTGTTACCATCATCAATTTCTAAAGCACTGCTTTATAACACCCTCATATACCAAGTTgacttaccaagaccaccttaaCATATCAAGGTGTTATTATCTCGGTTGTCCTTGGTAAAATATATCAAATAAAACCATCAAAGGACGTTTATTATCAAATACCAAAACTGTTTAAAACAAAGATACAACTAAAGTTCAACCAAAGCGGTTTACAACCAAAACTGCCAAAAGAACTAATGTTTAAAAGTCAGCGAAAGCTAGTTAAGCGATCGGTGATGACTCGACCCCATCCGAGACCTGCAAGCTAATCCACAGCCATTACCTGctaaatcaactgctcaccatccctgaatggatcaccacagttttgaaaacaataacgGGGACAGTCAACTGCATAACCAAGATAAATATTCACGGCACAAGCCAATATACAATCCAATTCAACTATAGTAACATCCTCCAAACTTTATaagtaaccagtaaccgactatACACCAAAGTGTGTAACCCTACCAggttatccatcgcaacagataaccCTCACCGCCAGTGCGGGGAGAGGGGGGGgggcagccttgcccacctaagccccgctcatcacaacgagtgaacccagatcattaatgtgtacatccccctTATGACGGGACCCACAAGAGACGAACATGGGGTTGGAATCATCTCCCGAAAATGGTCCCATAACAACAATATCAATCACAATATCATCTCAACCAATCTCAATCCAATGAAACACGTTATACAATCAATCTCAAACCAATtacgcaatcaactgagtagggaaactctaccttattcgcaaattctgaaataacaacaacaacgatgCTAGAATTGTTCTTCGACGAATTCGTCACCTACAAAGAGATAAACAACAATACCatattgaagagtctatcgatccgaaatactcagggGGGGGGTGCGGGTGAATTGAGTATAAAAACTTTAGCCCACTTTTTCGTTGTCCGTATGAGCGTGAATtgataattagttatttaaagtttatcgattaaactttaactaattaatcaatcaatgTGAAATGTAAACAAAAGAACGAAGAAAAGCAAGTGACACACgtggttttgaagtggttcactttcacaagtcgaaacctacgtccactattctcgattaataattttagtacctttctacggattacaaaattatcaatccactcgtacaactaactctagttgtaaattaaatgagtaccgttaaatactcggttttatctatcttacgttaataagaaagcgtTTCGATTGTTCTttggtgttcacacaattgaatgaATAAGAACGAATCTAATCACTattatccgaaatactcaaggagGGGGGGGAGGGGGGAATTGAGTATAAAAACTTTAGCCCACTTTTTCGATTGTCCGTATGAGCGTGAattgataattaattatttaaagtttatcgattaaactttaactaattaatcaatcaatgTGAAATGTAAACAAAAGAACGAAGAAAAGCAAATGACACACGTGGTTTTGAAGTgattcagtttcacaagtcgaaacctacgccCACTATTcacgattaataattttagtacctttctatggattacaaaattatcaatccactcgtacaactaactctagttgtaaattaaatgagtatcgttaaatacttgGTTTTATCTAtgttacgttaataagaaagcgtTTCGATTGTTCTttggtgttcacacaattgaatgaATAAGAACGAATCTAATCACTATTATCTGAAATACTCAAGGGGGGGATGAATTGAGTATAAAAAATTTAGCCCACTTTTTCGATTGTCCGTATGAGCGTGAattgataattaattatttaaattttatcgactaaactctaagtatgatccatttatacttgcacatcaggctcaccaagtgtattttgctacttatccaaacacaacaaatgatagaaatcaaaatgcgtggtgtgcaatctttaaaacaaaggcacggtcacaagttaatacaacttttttccaagaagaaaacgtttcaaatgaaacacttttgtctccacccgatgaaatcaactatgagcatgagaataaagatggtgaagacatggaagaggaagaatattatgatgtggaagaAAGACTGCCGagggaggatgaggaggaggaggaggaggaggaggaggaggaggaggagaggagggaatAAGAGGAGCAGAGGAGGGGGGAAgaggaggtgaggaggagaaaaggaagaGGAGGGACGAGGGGgacgacgacgatgatgatgatgaggatgaggaggacGACGACGACGATGATGGTGATGGGGAAGAAAACGATGAgtatgattaaattggtataattttgtattcctcaagagtaaataattaaaatttagaaatccgtataattttcatttatcattatttgtgttaatttttatttgtattactgcagatggctggagcaggtcgaggtaggaagcgtggaggcggctcagGTTCTCGACAGAGTAcgcgtgaggaggaggaggagtttgtgcgtGAAGATCCGATGGTGACAGACGG is a genomic window containing:
- the LOC141634115 gene encoding protein SMAX1-LIKE 6-like, which translates into the protein MPTPVTTARQCLTDEAARALNDGVSVAKRRNHAQTTSLHAVSALLSPSFSLLRDSLSRARSSAYSPRLQLRALDLCVSVSLDRLPTSKSSNYTEVNDDCAPPISNSLMAAIKRSQAHQRRQPDMYHLSQINQIYNSNNNNGALSISCIKVELKHFVLSILDDPIVSRVLGEAGFRSSDIKLAIIHPPRWSAAGIIPRRPPLFLCNFTGFGVSVDENCKRIGEVMVRKKGEKNPVLIGVCANDAVIRFKENVIKGGVTVIKELIRVKLVCLEKEIKERDRLGLEVKIQEAKLKAEERTETETEEAEGIKVVVSLGEISELISDNEAVIKKVSGLVEECGNKVRLIMEAKYYEMYSKLIGCFPNVDKDWDLQPLPITAPSSSSSTTSFDPKSSLMGSFVPFGGFFPMPSDFRAPLTAVRQPFIRCNACNESYERELRAALNEGSVVLVSGDQYSSMPWLKRAETDPSKAGNAVAQVNDVRTAKISCLQKKWDDNCRLVHQKYPFPIPPVSLPSLQVSPPLGFPLMANVQGSRSSSGDSSLNERACSNSNSSIQIAAQNISPHQQVMKPDLPKRSIEIAECHPPHYPLSTVPVTTDLGLGMICTPKSDNTKKHFLQDHDRHSNHGGLNVDPDFDDYKALFRKLTEVVPWQSEAICRITEIVSSCQIRRRSIWLNFVGPDKIGQKKIAQTLADAIHGRKDYLIALNLSCLDRTKMPNSLFQVMNEFDINTSRITAVDYIAQELSKKPQSVVFLENVDEADPLVQNSLTRAIQTGKFSDSRGKEVGINNVVFVMTSRGTYNEKNLSPRREFIKFLEEKILEAKNWEMQLAIRSVPCRSNETTVSLLSPKYPSAKRKLSNFRDSPEDLEETQLPNKMTKKSLDLNLPLEDSMEMDCYKGGPISDMPKAWLKEFLSQVDGNVALKAFDFDALADSLLRTMRSKLEETLSQGQRISLEIDHEVMLQVLAATWFADEKGAADEWIKDVLGSSLSEARERYHVSDESVVRLGSSEGGVVKEWAPGIRLPPRINLSI